The following nucleotide sequence is from Anaerotignum faecicola.
TGAATCTAAAGGAAAAGGAGAGAATATCGCATGAATAATTTCTTCATCGCACAGACATTTGGTAAATCCTCAAACTATACGGATATTCCAAATCATTTATTCAAGGAACACAACGTAAAAAAAGGTCTCCGCAACGAGGATGGCACCGGAGTCAGGGTCGGCTTGACGCGTGTATCCGACGTTGTCGGCTACGAGATTCAGGATGGAAAAAAGGTCAATGTA
It contains:
- a CDS encoding citrate synthase (catalyzes the formation of citrate from acetyl-CoA and oxaloacetate); the protein is MNNFFIAQTFGKSSNYTDIPNHLFKEHNVKKGLRNEDGTGVRVGLTRVSDVVGYEIQDGKKVNVPGKLFYRGIEIGDLVKGKGNARYGFEETAFLLLFGYLPSKKELNEFAGILRHFYPLPDEFL